A single genomic interval of Sporosarcina sp. ANT_H38 harbors:
- the nfsA gene encoding oxygen-insensitive NADPH nitroreductase has protein sequence MVIELLTSHASVRKYKDISLPKEDVFELIQAGQHAATSHFVQAYSVIYVTDPDKRKKLAELAKNPQQILSAGAVLVFCADYYRLMKAANLIGKDIDFSSAENLLVGSIDVALFAQNVAIAAESKGYGICYIGGVRNAPEEISELLSLPKGVAPMFAMTIGVPDEANEVKPRLPIEAIIHENSYDMEKYDELLPAYDDIMNDYYLSRGSNRKDAAWSDSMADFLRAPRRTHMKDFLKKQGFEFN, from the coding sequence ATGGTTATCGAATTATTGACTTCACATGCATCCGTGCGAAAATATAAAGATATTTCACTACCAAAGGAAGATGTATTTGAACTTATTCAGGCGGGTCAGCATGCCGCCACTTCTCATTTTGTACAAGCGTACTCTGTCATTTATGTAACGGACCCCGATAAACGAAAGAAACTCGCTGAACTTGCGAAGAACCCGCAGCAGATTTTATCAGCAGGCGCCGTTTTAGTCTTTTGCGCGGACTATTACCGATTGATGAAGGCAGCGAACTTAATAGGGAAAGACATTGATTTCTCCTCTGCCGAAAATCTCCTTGTTGGCTCTATCGACGTTGCTCTATTCGCTCAAAATGTTGCGATTGCGGCTGAATCAAAAGGCTACGGCATTTGCTACATCGGTGGTGTCCGTAATGCACCAGAAGAAATAAGCGAACTGCTGTCGCTCCCTAAAGGTGTTGCTCCGATGTTCGCTATGACTATTGGTGTTCCAGATGAAGCAAATGAAGTGAAACCGCGCTTACCAATTGAAGCAATTATTCACGAAAACAGCTACGATATGGAAAAATATGACGAACTCCTCCCAGCTTACGATGACATAATGAACGACTATTATCTAAGCCGCGGCTCAAACCGAAAAGACGCCGCATGGTCCGACTCAATGGCAGACTTTTTAAGGGCCCCTCGACGAACGCATATGAAAGATTTTTTGAAGAAACAGGGATTTGAGTTTAACTAG
- a CDS encoding SAM-dependent methyltransferase: MQFEELVDVLTRRMTDGSFIGGTISQSRTKTDDLKRVKVKPVELKGQLHIQFEYQYERVLNHENVTTDLLGAYLLQLLERFRQIHAEFSDEKIQVQLTKKFKVMWKSEKVASEKIVNLSHNRKKNYLLDENTAYPFLVRLGVQTPDGQVKKQKHDKFRQINRFVEFIDDSLAHLPKDRTVRILDFGSGKSYLTFALYHYLRIEKGLDIKVTGLDLKKEVIEECSTIAKDLGYDNLEFLVGDINDYNDETSVDMVVTLHACDVATDMALARAVKWGAKVILSVPCCQHELFSQVNSPALDVMLQHGLIKERFSALATDSIRAELLSLVGYEAQLLEFIDMEHTPKNILIRAYQTGREASADDFIRYNEFKTLLNADPFLERELEHLLNK, encoded by the coding sequence ATGCAATTTGAAGAATTAGTGGACGTATTAACACGCCGGATGACAGACGGGTCTTTTATTGGTGGGACAATCAGCCAATCCCGCACAAAAACAGATGATTTAAAACGGGTGAAAGTGAAACCCGTTGAGTTAAAGGGACAGTTGCATATTCAATTTGAATACCAGTACGAACGAGTGTTAAACCACGAAAACGTTACAACTGATTTATTAGGGGCGTACTTACTGCAACTGCTTGAACGTTTCAGACAAATACATGCCGAGTTTTCAGATGAAAAGATTCAGGTCCAACTGACGAAAAAATTTAAAGTAATGTGGAAATCAGAAAAAGTAGCATCTGAAAAAATAGTTAACCTTTCACACAATCGCAAGAAAAATTATTTACTGGATGAAAATACAGCCTATCCATTTTTAGTCCGACTCGGCGTACAAACTCCCGACGGCCAGGTAAAAAAGCAAAAGCACGACAAGTTTAGGCAAATTAACAGGTTCGTCGAATTCATCGACGATTCTCTTGCTCACTTACCAAAAGATCGAACTGTACGTATTCTTGATTTCGGTTCTGGTAAATCCTATTTAACATTCGCACTGTATCATTACTTACGTATCGAAAAAGGGCTAGATATTAAGGTAACTGGGCTTGATTTAAAAAAAGAAGTGATTGAGGAATGCAGCACAATTGCAAAGGATCTTGGTTACGATAACCTTGAATTCCTCGTAGGAGATATTAACGACTACAACGACGAAACGTCTGTCGACATGGTCGTCACACTCCACGCATGCGATGTTGCAACGGATATGGCACTTGCCCGTGCGGTGAAATGGGGTGCGAAAGTCATTTTGAGCGTCCCTTGTTGTCAGCACGAACTGTTCTCGCAGGTCAATTCCCCTGCGCTCGACGTTATGCTTCAACACGGCCTCATTAAAGAGCGGTTCTCGGCACTTGCTACCGATTCTATCCGTGCGGAGTTATTGTCACTTGTTGGATACGAAGCGCAGCTATTAGAGTTTATCGATATGGAGCATACACCGAAAAACATTTTGATACGGGCTTATCAGACCGGACGAGAGGCTTCCGCTGATGATTTTATACGCTATAACGAATTCAAGACTCTGTTGAATGCGGATCCATTTTTGGAGAGAGAATTGGAGCATTTGTTGAATAAATAA
- a CDS encoding DUF6176 family protein, with amino-acid sequence MNVELTRFRVKKDKSEKVNEWITFLNENMKHVLITLEGEKMYVETIFREHLNGDEFLYWYSVQGEGGQEVEESEHWIDKKHLAYWDECIDDTFKPLDLKTEVVMIPEKIRASMKF; translated from the coding sequence ATGAACGTTGAGTTAACAAGATTCAGGGTTAAGAAAGATAAATCAGAAAAGGTAAATGAATGGATAACTTTTCTGAACGAAAACATGAAACACGTGCTAATAACCCTTGAAGGCGAGAAAATGTATGTAGAAACTATATTTAGAGAACATCTCAATGGAGATGAATTTTTATATTGGTATTCAGTTCAAGGCGAAGGTGGTCAGGAAGTAGAAGAATCAGAGCATTGGATAGATAAGAAGCATTTAGCATATTGGGATGAATGCATTGATGATACCTTTAAACCTCTGGATTTAAAAACAGAAGTGGTAATGATTCCTGAAAAGATAAGAGCTAGTATGAAGTTTTAA
- a CDS encoding diphthine--ammonia ligase — protein MMDISFVASWSGGKDSAMAYYRAMKAGGVPKRLWTMFEKDEERSKSHALPFEVVEAQAARIGVPLMIRGADWQGYEEQFLDAMKECVESGISYGVFGDIDLEDHLVWVQNTCAKVDMEAVHPLWMEPRREILEEFIEAGFEAYIVVVNTKMMPAHFIGRKFTLELMDELEVLGIDACGESGEFHTVVVDGPIFNERVPVIFSGQYERDGYVFLGVTLE, from the coding sequence ATGATGGATATATCATTTGTTGCATCATGGAGCGGCGGAAAAGATTCTGCGATGGCTTATTACCGCGCAATGAAAGCGGGTGGCGTTCCGAAACGGTTATGGACAATGTTTGAAAAGGATGAAGAACGGTCAAAATCGCATGCGCTGCCTTTTGAAGTCGTGGAAGCCCAAGCAGCAAGAATTGGCGTCCCTTTAATGATAAGGGGAGCTGACTGGCAAGGATATGAAGAGCAATTTTTAGACGCGATGAAGGAATGCGTTGAGTCGGGCATCAGTTACGGAGTTTTTGGGGATATCGATCTTGAAGACCATTTGGTATGGGTCCAAAATACATGTGCAAAAGTCGATATGGAAGCAGTACATCCGCTATGGATGGAGCCGCGTCGCGAGATTTTAGAAGAATTTATAGAAGCGGGATTCGAGGCGTACATAGTTGTCGTCAATACAAAAATGATGCCGGCACACTTCATAGGCCGCAAATTCACTTTGGAGCTGATGGATGAACTGGAGGTACTTGGCATTGATGCATGCGGGGAGTCTGGTGAATTTCATACGGTTGTCGTAGATGGTCCGATTTTTAACGAGAGGGTTCCAGTCATTTTTTCAGGGCAGTATGAACGGGATGGCTATGTATTTTTGGGAGTGACACTGGAATAG
- a CDS encoding RNA polymerase sigma factor produces MLKIGEGESLVMTKKEKFELVENFIVENREAHYRLAYSYVRNKENALDIVQDAILKALSSIDRLEEIAYLKTWFYRIIVNTCIDFIRKHQRITVMDDDILGIHLPQLEDDIIDMDLQDAIDQLPHKYRSLIILRFFEDLKIDEIAAVMDENVNTIKTRLYAALKKLRIEVGEEFRL; encoded by the coding sequence ATGTTGAAAATTGGAGAAGGTGAATCTTTAGTCATGACAAAAAAAGAGAAGTTCGAACTTGTAGAAAATTTTATAGTAGAAAACCGGGAAGCTCATTATCGTCTTGCATACAGCTATGTTAGAAATAAAGAAAATGCACTTGATATCGTACAAGATGCCATTCTAAAAGCGCTCAGTTCAATTGATCGACTTGAAGAAATCGCCTATTTGAAAACATGGTTCTATCGAATAATCGTGAACACATGCATTGATTTCATCCGAAAACATCAGCGTATTACAGTGATGGACGATGACATTCTTGGCATTCATTTACCACAGTTAGAAGATGACATTATCGACATGGACTTACAAGATGCCATTGACCAGCTACCTCACAAATATAGATCTCTTATTATTCTCCGATTTTTTGAGGATTTGAAAATTGATGAAATCGCTGCAGTGATGGATGAAAATGTGAATACGATTAAAACAAGATTGTATGCAGCATTGAAAAAGTTGCGCATTGAAGTCGGGGAGGAATTCAGATTATGA
- a CDS encoding DUF3298 domain-containing protein, giving the protein MKKINKLKKDYDETEIPSELKDFVKASIRQAKSSQKKRPFLKQWTLGAVAAAALFIGSINVSPSFAQAMANVPLLGVIVDVFTAQQLTVDEKTYQANVATPKIEGLEDEGLQTSLNEKYLKENKVLFEQFQQDVSELEKAGGGHLGIDTGYEVKTDNEQLLSIARYEVNTVGSSSTTMKYDTIDKQNSILITLPSLFKNDKYVEAISSYIVGEMERQMDADEEVSYFLNSEFFDDFKTIQSDQSFYITDHNKLVISFDKYEVAPGYMGVVTFEIPSVILKDLLVSDTYIN; this is encoded by the coding sequence ATGAAAAAAATAAATAAGCTAAAAAAGGATTATGACGAAACGGAGATTCCATCTGAGTTGAAGGACTTCGTTAAAGCTTCGATTCGGCAAGCAAAGTCATCACAGAAGAAACGTCCATTTCTTAAACAATGGACGTTAGGAGCCGTCGCGGCTGCTGCTCTATTTATCGGAAGTATCAATGTAAGCCCATCTTTCGCGCAAGCTATGGCAAACGTTCCACTTCTCGGAGTAATTGTGGATGTGTTTACCGCACAACAATTGACTGTCGATGAAAAAACGTACCAAGCGAATGTCGCCACACCAAAAATTGAAGGTTTGGAGGATGAAGGACTGCAAACTTCATTGAATGAGAAATACCTTAAGGAAAATAAAGTGCTCTTCGAACAGTTCCAACAGGATGTTTCGGAATTGGAAAAGGCAGGTGGCGGTCATCTTGGAATCGATACTGGCTATGAAGTGAAAACAGATAATGAACAGCTTCTATCGATTGCTCGCTATGAGGTGAATACGGTCGGATCCTCATCAACCACAATGAAGTACGACACAATCGATAAACAGAACAGCATTTTAATCACATTGCCCAGTCTGTTTAAAAATGACAAATATGTGGAGGCCATTAGCTCTTACATAGTAGGTGAAATGGAGCGGCAAATGGATGCAGATGAAGAGGTCTCTTACTTTTTGAATAGTGAATTTTTCGATGATTTCAAAACAATCCAATCCGATCAGTCGTTCTATATCACAGATCACAATAAGCTCGTCATTTCATTCGATAAATACGAAGTTGCACCTGGTTATATGGGAGTCGTGACGTTTGAAATTCCGTCAGTTATTTTGAAAGATCTGCTGGTCAGCGACACATACATTAACTAA
- a CDS encoding PCYCGC motif-containing (lipo)protein, translating to MKKNLMFILLTAILVLSACGEKAQPSEKEHDMKHGEQKHVPNGDLQEVTASADILPSFLDDKSEDMRLVYQMAGTATDIIEWMPCYCGCGESAGHDSNLNCFIDEVREDGSVVWDDHGTRCQVCLDIAVQSVMMKQDGKSLKEIRKFIDENYKEGYTEPTDTPMPA from the coding sequence ATGAAAAAGAATTTGATGTTCATCTTGCTTACAGCGATTCTTGTCCTTTCAGCATGCGGAGAAAAAGCGCAGCCGAGTGAGAAAGAACATGACATGAAACATGGGGAACAGAAGCATGTACCAAACGGTGACTTGCAAGAAGTAACGGCTTCTGCCGATATTTTACCTTCGTTCCTAGATGACAAATCGGAGGATATGCGTCTTGTCTATCAAATGGCGGGCACTGCAACGGATATTATCGAGTGGATGCCATGCTATTGTGGGTGTGGAGAAAGCGCAGGCCACGATAGTAACTTGAATTGTTTCATAGACGAAGTTCGTGAAGATGGTTCTGTTGTCTGGGATGACCATGGTACACGTTGCCAAGTTTGTCTAGATATCGCTGTGCAATCTGTAATGATGAAGCAGGACGGTAAATCGTTAAAAGAAATCCGTAAATTCATCGATGAAAATTACAAAGAAGGTTACACAGAACCAACAGATACGCCAATGCCAGCATAA
- the fumC gene encoding class II fumarate hydratase codes for MDYRIEHDTFGEIKVPADKLWGAQTQRSKQNFKIGGEKMPIGVIRAFAHLKKSAAIASHAHGALSEAKMKAISAAADEVVSGKLDDHFPLVVWQTGSGTQSNMNMNEVLAYRGNQLLEEWGEEDRLHPNDDVNKSQSSNDTFPTALHVAGVVAVQQQLVPAIGVLKATLGKKSEEFMDIIKIGRTHLQDATPLTLGQEISGWHRMLEKTEKMITDSVESMKELAIGGTAVGTGLNAPAGFGDRVAAEISTAVGIEFTSAINKFHSLTSYDEIVYVHGAIKALAADLMKIANDVRWLASGPRSGIGEITIPENEPGSSIMPGKVNPTQSEALTMVVAQVMGNDATIGFAASQGNFELNVFKPVIIFNFLQSVTLLSDAMISFNENCAVGIEPNREEIDRKVQNSLMLVTALNPYIGYENAAKIAKTAHAEGTTLKEAALKSGLLTEEQFDEYVVPSKMIGR; via the coding sequence ATGGATTATCGTATTGAACATGACACATTTGGTGAAATTAAAGTACCTGCGGACAAGCTATGGGGAGCGCAAACACAACGCAGTAAGCAAAACTTTAAAATTGGTGGAGAAAAAATGCCGATTGGTGTTATTCGTGCATTTGCTCATTTAAAAAAATCAGCTGCTATCGCGAGCCATGCACATGGCGCCCTATCAGAAGCAAAAATGAAGGCAATCTCTGCAGCTGCAGATGAAGTAGTCTCTGGAAAACTGGATGATCATTTCCCGCTTGTCGTATGGCAAACAGGAAGCGGTACTCAATCCAACATGAATATGAACGAAGTACTTGCATACCGTGGCAATCAATTGCTTGAGGAGTGGGGCGAGGAAGATCGTCTACATCCGAACGATGATGTCAATAAATCGCAAAGCTCAAATGATACATTCCCGACGGCGCTGCATGTTGCAGGAGTTGTTGCAGTGCAACAACAGCTCGTACCGGCAATTGGTGTATTGAAAGCAACACTTGGCAAGAAATCTGAGGAGTTCATGGATATCATTAAAATCGGCCGTACGCATTTACAAGACGCGACGCCTCTAACTCTTGGTCAGGAAATTAGCGGTTGGCACCGCATGCTCGAGAAAACGGAAAAAATGATTACAGACAGCGTCGAGTCAATGAAAGAACTTGCAATTGGCGGAACGGCTGTTGGAACAGGACTTAACGCGCCAGCTGGATTCGGTGATCGTGTTGCTGCTGAAATCAGCACGGCAGTGGGGATAGAATTTACATCCGCGATTAATAAATTCCATTCACTTACAAGTTATGATGAGATTGTTTACGTTCATGGTGCTATTAAAGCGCTTGCGGCAGACCTTATGAAAATTGCTAATGACGTGCGCTGGTTGGCTAGCGGACCACGTTCAGGTATTGGTGAAATTACGATTCCTGAGAATGAACCGGGCAGTTCCATCATGCCAGGAAAAGTGAATCCAACTCAAAGTGAAGCACTTACGATGGTTGTTGCACAAGTAATGGGGAATGACGCAACAATCGGCTTTGCAGCGAGTCAAGGGAACTTTGAACTGAATGTCTTCAAACCCGTTATCATTTTCAACTTCCTTCAATCTGTGACATTGTTGAGCGATGCGATGATCAGTTTTAATGAAAACTGTGCAGTGGGAATTGAACCGAATCGTGAAGAGATTGATCGTAAAGTTCAAAACTCACTCATGCTTGTGACGGCACTTAATCCTTATATCGGTTACGAAAATGCTGCAAAAATAGCGAAAACTGCACATGCGGAAGGTACAACGCTGAAAGAAGCAGCACTCAAATCAGGCTTGCTGACGGAAGAACAGTTTGACGAGTATGTCGTTCCTTCGAAAATGATTGGTAGATAA
- a CDS encoding NUDIX hydrolase, whose translation MDYIQTMRRMIGKESLLTVGCGVIITNEDKVLLQHRTDEDNWCIPGGVMEIGETFEETVQRETYEETGLVVEELQLFGLYSGESCFVTYPNGDQVYSVQVIFHSTTYSGELQQGGAESQAHCFFGRDELPENLNPRQKAFIQDWAHDKKVPIMR comes from the coding sequence ATGGATTACATTCAAACAATGAGGAGAATGATTGGTAAGGAATCACTACTTACGGTCGGTTGCGGCGTCATAATAACGAACGAAGACAAAGTCCTGCTCCAACACCGCACAGATGAGGACAATTGGTGCATTCCGGGTGGCGTGATGGAAATCGGGGAAACGTTTGAAGAAACAGTGCAAAGGGAGACATATGAAGAAACGGGATTGGTTGTGGAGGAGCTTCAGCTATTTGGGCTTTATTCTGGTGAGTCCTGTTTTGTGACATATCCGAATGGAGACCAGGTATACAGCGTGCAAGTTATTTTTCATTCGACAACGTATTCAGGAGAATTGCAACAGGGCGGAGCAGAAAGCCAAGCACACTGTTTCTTTGGTAGAGATGAATTGCCGGAAAACTTGAATCCTAGGCAAAAAGCATTTATCCAAGACTGGGCACATGATAAAAAGGTGCCAATCATGAGATAA
- a CDS encoding HD-GYP domain-containing protein, protein MDTISNQSYSNQTREGYPVIHLGYADVVLLGRWNGLSNALYSLHKNSSFWVQYDKEDALVESYLLLNGIVEIEYDGKRHILEVGETIDASHYAHIISFYGKTEAEILIKMSTESFETRFFETQILQEEADAIESVDGYTYMHCNRIKDYSIEVWKHMELPPESLSTLRWGAYFHDVGKRVVPLEILNKPGKLTAEEWGIMKSHTIEGAKIMREHTVEWLADTAFIVEQHHERHDGKGYPYGLKGDEIALESAIVSVVDAFDAMTTDRVYKKALSRQEAMEELKNGKGTQFNPLVVDAFIEVLEKKQSN, encoded by the coding sequence ATGGACACTATTTCAAATCAATCGTATAGCAATCAAACTAGAGAAGGATATCCGGTAATTCATCTCGGTTATGCGGATGTCGTGTTGCTCGGAAGATGGAATGGGTTGTCAAATGCGCTTTATTCATTGCACAAAAATAGTTCATTTTGGGTTCAATACGATAAAGAAGACGCTCTCGTAGAGTCGTATTTGCTTCTTAACGGAATAGTAGAAATAGAATACGATGGAAAAAGGCATATATTGGAAGTCGGTGAGACAATCGATGCATCGCACTATGCACACATCATTTCTTTTTACGGGAAAACAGAAGCAGAGATTTTAATCAAAATGTCTACTGAAAGTTTTGAGACGCGATTTTTTGAGACGCAAATCCTCCAGGAAGAGGCGGATGCGATTGAGTCGGTTGATGGCTACACCTATATGCATTGCAATCGCATCAAAGATTATTCAATCGAAGTGTGGAAGCACATGGAACTGCCGCCAGAAAGCCTTAGCACGCTGAGATGGGGCGCCTATTTTCATGATGTCGGCAAGCGCGTTGTCCCGCTAGAAATTCTAAATAAACCTGGGAAGCTGACAGCTGAAGAGTGGGGGATTATGAAGTCCCATACAATTGAAGGTGCAAAGATTATGCGTGAGCATACTGTCGAATGGTTAGCAGATACAGCATTCATTGTCGAACAGCATCATGAAAGGCACGATGGGAAAGGCTATCCATACGGTCTTAAAGGTGATGAAATTGCGCTGGAATCCGCCATTGTATCGGTCGTTGATGCATTCGATGCAATGACAACCGATCGTGTGTATAAGAAGGCTCTTTCTAGACAAGAAGCTATGGAAGAACTTAAAAACGGAAAAGGGACACAGTTCAACCCATTAGTAGTCGATGCATTTATAGAAGTATTAGAGAAAAAGCAGTCCAATTGA
- a CDS encoding ABC transporter permease — MQFKDQISFVSQHIKKNKMRVFMTVLAATMGTAFLIVLASVGFGLHETIRGEVLSNRLVTQIEVFSSEMDEEKVTELKKRDHVKVVVFRRNIATEQQSSIGNFTGNNPLVVTDFEEEEKANFELREGRLPERENEVIVGSHFAEYLMNQQDENEDGEFTTYDGKVIGEQFLYQVSDNEGELIEDKIILTIVGIGKKPAKDWEQDQKIYADASIIPELEKIYYAHVDKPADDQSDAQQLFYGNVNVYADKLENVKAISTALKDDGYSVYSISDELDQLDVFFLALKAGLVFVGTIAILIASIGIFNTMTMAVTERTREIGVMKAIGADPKLIQRLFLMESAWIGIVGTVLAVVISYGVSIVSNYVLPIIVTAALGEEDFGGMTVTFSVIPWQLVVIASVISIGVAMISGWRPARKATKIDVINALRQEL, encoded by the coding sequence ATGCAATTTAAAGACCAGATTAGTTTCGTAAGCCAACATATCAAGAAAAATAAAATGCGTGTCTTTATGACCGTGCTTGCGGCCACGATGGGAACAGCTTTTTTAATTGTGCTCGCGTCAGTTGGATTCGGGCTGCACGAAACGATTCGGGGAGAAGTCTTATCGAATCGACTTGTGACACAAATTGAAGTGTTTTCAAGCGAGATGGATGAAGAGAAAGTTACGGAGTTAAAGAAACGGGATCATGTAAAAGTAGTTGTATTTCGTCGAAATATAGCGACAGAACAGCAGTCTTCAATCGGCAATTTTACTGGTAATAACCCTCTAGTTGTGACGGATTTTGAAGAAGAAGAGAAAGCAAACTTTGAACTTCGGGAAGGGCGTTTACCAGAAAGGGAAAATGAAGTCATCGTTGGAAGCCATTTCGCGGAGTACTTAATGAATCAACAAGATGAAAACGAAGATGGTGAATTTACTACGTATGACGGCAAAGTGATTGGTGAACAGTTCCTCTATCAAGTCAGTGACAATGAAGGTGAATTGATTGAGGATAAAATAATACTCACGATAGTCGGTATCGGAAAGAAACCAGCGAAAGATTGGGAGCAGGATCAAAAGATATATGCTGACGCATCTATCATTCCAGAGCTAGAAAAAATCTATTATGCACATGTGGACAAGCCAGCAGATGATCAATCAGACGCGCAGCAATTATTTTACGGCAATGTAAACGTCTATGCGGATAAATTAGAAAATGTAAAAGCAATCTCTACTGCATTAAAAGACGATGGATATAGTGTGTACTCCATATCAGATGAACTTGACCAATTAGATGTCTTTTTCTTAGCGCTAAAAGCGGGGCTAGTATTTGTTGGGACAATCGCGATATTAATTGCATCTATCGGAATTTTCAACACAATGACCATGGCTGTAACGGAGCGGACGCGTGAAATTGGAGTTATGAAAGCAATCGGGGCAGATCCGAAACTAATCCAACGACTATTCCTAATGGAAAGTGCATGGATTGGTATTGTGGGGACGGTTCTTGCAGTTGTTATTTCCTATGGGGTGAGCATTGTGTCAAATTACGTGCTGCCAATCATTGTTACGGCTGCGCTCGGCGAAGAAGATTTTGGAGGTATGACTGTTACGTTCTCAGTAATTCCATGGCAACTTGTCGTTATCGCTTCCGTAATTAGCATAGGCGTCGCGATGATTTCAGGATGGCGTCCAGCGCGTAAAGCGACGAAAATTGATGTTATCAATGCGTTAAGGCAGGAGCTTTAA
- a CDS encoding ABC transporter ATP-binding protein, which produces MINVRNLNHSFKIGKKGKEKQIPVLKGLTFEVADGEIVSIVGKSGSGKSTLLHIMAGFLTPESGEISVQGIQTSSFNEVESAKFRLDHFGFVFQNFQLMPGLTAFENVELPLTLKGISKNERQKKVKDLMRSVGLTDVQDHYPNELSGGQQQRVSIARALITDPPIIFADEPTGSLDSETEQDVLLLIQSLNKTRGITFVIITHDDEVARTANRVYRMHDGVLTEGGVQHAI; this is translated from the coding sequence ATGATTAATGTAAGGAATTTAAATCATTCATTTAAAATCGGTAAGAAGGGTAAAGAGAAGCAGATTCCGGTGCTGAAAGGGTTGACGTTTGAGGTTGCGGACGGTGAAATTGTATCGATTGTTGGTAAAAGTGGTTCGGGTAAATCAACGCTTCTTCATATAATGGCAGGATTCCTAACACCGGAAAGTGGAGAAATCAGTGTACAAGGTATACAAACGTCCTCATTCAATGAGGTGGAAAGTGCGAAATTCCGACTGGATCATTTCGGTTTCGTCTTTCAAAACTTCCAACTCATGCCTGGGTTGACGGCGTTTGAGAATGTTGAATTGCCATTGACGTTGAAGGGCATCAGTAAAAATGAACGACAGAAGAAAGTGAAAGACCTTATGCGGAGCGTTGGCCTAACGGATGTGCAAGATCATTATCCGAACGAGTTGTCCGGGGGCCAGCAGCAACGTGTGAGCATCGCGCGTGCACTCATCACTGATCCGCCAATCATTTTCGCAGATGAACCTACGGGCAGTCTAGACTCTGAAACAGAGCAGGATGTACTTCTACTCATTCAATCACTCAATAAAACAAGGGGCATCACATTTGTCATAATTACACACGACGATGAAGTTGCCCGAACTGCAAACCGCGTTTACAGAATGCATGATGGCGTATTAACGGAAGGTGGTGTACAGCATGCAATTTAA